A DNA window from bacterium contains the following coding sequences:
- a CDS encoding amidohydrolase family protein produces the protein MVTLLAMIPFPGGSHARELYLIDVHSQIDRQTQPDTVTKLLEQSGVRETILSSTGNASQDNVLRLAQRNPTKIIAAVRTKDYKGPAVESQVRSGKYGAMAEVLVYHVAKEMSNGRQMRAVDLEPDDPSVLFALDLAIRNHWPFIIHIEFAAAPPAQRTALMNKLEALMTKYPDEPFALIHMGQLNASEVGRLIAAHPNVYFIASTSNPITAHRGGQPWTNMFAGRHLAPEWKALLVDHPDRFLLGFDNVVANNWGPEYLDQIALWRGALADLPDDAADAFAHGNAERLWHLPRRTAP, from the coding sequence GTGGTCACCTTGCTGGCAATGATCCCCTTCCCTGGGGGGAGCCACGCCCGTGAACTTTACCTCATCGATGTCCACAGCCAAATCGATCGCCAGACTCAGCCGGATACCGTCACGAAGTTGCTCGAACAGAGCGGAGTCCGGGAAACCATTCTCTCTTCAACGGGCAACGCATCGCAGGATAACGTACTTAGGCTTGCACAGCGCAATCCCACCAAGATCATCGCCGCTGTTCGCACGAAGGACTACAAAGGCCCAGCTGTCGAGAGCCAGGTGCGATCCGGCAAGTACGGCGCGATGGCGGAAGTACTCGTGTATCACGTCGCCAAAGAGATGAGCAACGGACGGCAGATGCGGGCGGTAGACCTCGAACCAGACGACCCGAGCGTTCTCTTTGCCCTCGATCTCGCCATCCGCAATCACTGGCCATTCATTATCCATATCGAGTTCGCGGCGGCGCCTCCGGCACAGCGCACCGCGCTGATGAACAAACTCGAAGCACTCATGACGAAGTACCCTGACGAACCCTTTGCCCTAATCCACATGGGCCAACTTAATGCATCGGAGGTCGGGCGCCTGATTGCCGCCCATCCGAACGTGTATTTTATCGCGTCCACTTCCAACCCGATCACGGCCCACCGGGGTGGACAGCCGTGGACCAACATGTTCGCAGGCCGACATTTGGCGCCGGAATGGAAGGCGCTGCTCGTGGACCACCCCGATCGCTTCCTGCTGGGCTTCGACAACGTTGTCGCGAACAACTGGGGACCAGAGTACCTGGATCAGATCGCGCTCTGGCGCGGTGCCCTCGCCGACCTACCGGACGATGCCGCCGACGCGTTTGCCCATGGTAACGCCGAGCGGCTTTGGCATCTTCCGAGGCGGACGGCACCATGA
- a CDS encoding trypsin-like peptidase domain-containing protein, translating to MTRLGRGIAALSLVWMLAVACIGTTAAWSASKPSANEIYEMAKLASVMVLNTINVQVAVPHGQISSAKSQLLVQQVRQMMQAGQIAQTQEAAKAAVVRLLLNDPLAYVEPSDRFVRKRVQMQVMGSGFFVTPDGYIVTNAHVVTPSSDDLKQAVTQTATQFVAQFLAEDTQSLTQLLGYQLSTQTMKDLQNADTQYVLKYMRIENVGTAVAVEMGAAVPGVVVGQRGAAAEVAAKGAVTPGKDVAILKIEGRQYLPTLPMGDETQLNVSDPLLVIGYPGDATFLPILSSASQVEPTLTAGILSRRAEMSGGWTALQTDATVHHGNSGGPVLNTQGQVVGIATFGASDAAGTNFIVPTTIIKEFLKRAGADPRSSKTSELYAQALGDYGQSHYRAAFAIFQQVDALFPGNPFVKQFMSSSQAAILAGKDRPATSVVATLAKWIGVLVLVAAVMGLALRRGQTLPGARILSVRGVHPRAAAAPAAQSGIVPPTATALCSQCGAVLTPGQKFCGSCGAAAAPARAVCSQCGAEAAPGQKFCGACGAPIA from the coding sequence GTGACACGACTGGGGAGAGGAATCGCGGCCTTATCGCTGGTCTGGATGCTCGCGGTCGCTTGCATCGGGACGACCGCCGCATGGAGCGCGAGTAAGCCGTCTGCGAACGAAATCTACGAAATGGCGAAACTCGCCTCCGTCATGGTTCTGAATACGATCAACGTCCAAGTAGCCGTGCCACATGGTCAGATTTCTTCCGCAAAGTCCCAACTGCTCGTGCAGCAGGTGCGTCAGATGATGCAGGCGGGCCAGATCGCCCAAACTCAGGAGGCGGCCAAGGCAGCAGTGGTCCGGCTGTTGCTGAATGATCCGCTGGCCTACGTTGAACCGAGCGACCGGTTTGTCCGCAAGCGGGTGCAGATGCAGGTAATGGGGTCGGGGTTCTTTGTGACGCCGGACGGCTACATCGTCACCAATGCCCACGTCGTCACACCATCATCGGACGACCTCAAACAGGCTGTCACTCAGACGGCGACGCAGTTCGTTGCGCAGTTCCTTGCAGAAGACACGCAGAGTTTGACTCAACTCCTCGGCTACCAGTTGTCCACCCAAACCATGAAAGACTTGCAGAACGCCGACACCCAGTACGTTCTGAAATATATGCGCATCGAAAACGTCGGCACAGCGGTCGCTGTAGAAATGGGGGCGGCGGTGCCGGGCGTTGTCGTCGGCCAGCGCGGCGCCGCGGCGGAGGTTGCCGCCAAGGGCGCGGTCACGCCGGGCAAGGACGTCGCAATTCTGAAGATCGAGGGGCGGCAATACCTACCCACGCTCCCGATGGGGGACGAGACACAACTCAACGTGTCTGATCCACTGCTCGTGATCGGATACCCTGGGGATGCCACGTTCCTCCCAATTCTCTCGAGTGCCAGCCAGGTGGAACCCACGCTGACCGCGGGCATCCTGAGCCGTCGAGCGGAAATGAGCGGCGGGTGGACCGCGCTGCAGACGGATGCGACGGTCCACCATGGCAACAGCGGAGGCCCGGTACTCAATACCCAGGGTCAGGTTGTCGGTATCGCGACGTTTGGCGCGAGCGACGCAGCGGGGACAAACTTCATTGTCCCGACGACCATCATCAAGGAATTTCTGAAGCGCGCCGGTGCGGACCCGCGGTCGAGTAAGACCTCCGAACTCTATGCGCAGGCGTTGGGGGATTACGGTCAAAGCCATTACCGGGCCGCCTTCGCGATCTTCCAGCAGGTCGACGCGTTGTTTCCAGGCAATCCGTTCGTCAAGCAGTTCATGTCCAGTTCGCAGGCGGCGATCCTCGCTGGCAAGGACCGGCCCGCAACGAGCGTGGTCGCCACCCTTGCCAAGTGGATTGGTGTTTTGGTTCTAGTGGCCGCGGTCATGGGTCTTGCGCTGCGCCGCGGTCAGACGCTTCCGGGGGCGCGGATTTTGAGCGTCCGCGGTGTGCATCCGAGAGCCGCAGCCGCCCCGGCTGCACAATCGGGTATTGTTCCGCCGACTGCCACCGCTTTGTGCTCCCAATGCGGCGCCGTCCTGACGCCCGGCCAGAAGTTCTGTGGCTCATGTGGAGCGGCGGCTGCACCCGCCCGCGCGGTGTGCTCGCAGTGCGGCGCCGAAGCGGCACCAGGTCAGAAGTTCTGCGGGGCCTGCGGAGCGCCAATCGCGTAG
- a CDS encoding dihydrodipicolinate synthase family protein, producing the protein MTQQAVSMAGIFPPIPTPFDTAGEVNLEALASNFRKWNTFPLAGYAVLGTNGEMPYLSDAEKLTYFEAARKLIPPGKLFMAGCGCESTHSTIALVKKAAALGADIALLISPSYYKSKMDNAALTDYYRRVADASSIPVSIYNMPANTMVDMSADLIVTLSAHPNIAGVKDSGGNLAKLGEIIRNSRPGFQVLAGSAGFLYPALCLGAVGGVLALANIAPQQCCDLLNLATQGKHIDAKELQLRLISPNTAVTARFGVPGLKAAMEMVGLFGGNPRSPLQPLSAEQREILRRILTEAEIL; encoded by the coding sequence ATGACGCAGCAGGCGGTTTCAATGGCGGGCATCTTCCCCCCGATTCCGACGCCGTTCGACACGGCAGGCGAGGTAAATCTCGAGGCGCTGGCGTCCAACTTCCGGAAATGGAACACGTTTCCGCTGGCCGGGTACGCGGTGTTGGGAACGAACGGCGAGATGCCGTATCTCAGCGACGCGGAGAAGTTGACCTACTTCGAGGCTGCACGGAAGCTCATCCCGCCGGGGAAGCTGTTCATGGCGGGCTGCGGGTGCGAGTCGACGCACAGCACGATCGCTCTGGTCAAGAAGGCCGCCGCCCTCGGCGCCGACATCGCCCTACTGATCAGCCCGAGCTACTACAAATCCAAGATGGACAACGCGGCCCTCACCGACTACTACCGCCGAGTGGCTGACGCATCGTCGATACCGGTGAGCATCTACAACATGCCCGCCAACACGATGGTGGATATGTCGGCGGACCTGATCGTCACGCTGTCCGCGCACCCCAACATCGCAGGGGTGAAGGACAGCGGCGGGAACCTGGCCAAGCTGGGGGAGATCATCAGAAACAGCCGGCCTGGGTTCCAGGTGCTGGCCGGCTCCGCGGGCTTCCTCTATCCCGCGTTGTGTCTCGGGGCTGTGGGCGGCGTCTTGGCGCTGGCCAACATCGCGCCCCAGCAGTGTTGTGATCTGCTGAACCTCGCCACGCAGGGAAAGCACATCGACGCTAAGGAGCTCCAACTTCGCTTGATCTCGCCGAACACGGCGGTGACCGCCCGTTTCGGCGTGCCCGGGCTAAAGGCGGCGATGGAGATGGTGGGCTTGTTCGGAGGCAACCCACGCAGCCCGCTCCAGCCGCTCTCGGCTGAGCAGCGGGAGATCCTCCGGCGTATCCTCACGGAGGCGGAGATCCTCTAG
- a CDS encoding MFS transporter produces MRGAAGIATVTGEEWWRPLPRGFSTDALRVLAGRSVRAFADGFVSLLLPIYLLRLGFTPLAIGAIITSTLLGSALLTLALGLIAHRYSRRRMLYAACLLMAATGAGFALTHQYWLILVIAFIGTLNPSAGDVSVFLPLEHTVLAETVDPRRRTALFARYSLAGTLMAGIGTLAASLPDFAAAHFGVSPLAAVQSTFWVYGALGLAALLLYRPLSAAVEAPPVAAAARSALGQSKHIVYSLAALFSIDAFGGGFFVQSLLALWLFQAFHLSVATASSILFWSSVCAAVSFLVAVPVSERIGLINTMVFTHLPSNIFLILVPFAPNLATAIGLLLARNALSQMDVPTRTSYVMAVVTPGERPAAASITAVPRSLASAASPILAGYLLTLSTFGWPLIIGGALKAVYDILLLVKFRGVRAAEESGVARAVP; encoded by the coding sequence ATGCGAGGGGCGGCCGGCATCGCGACAGTGACAGGAGAGGAGTGGTGGCGGCCGCTGCCGCGGGGGTTCTCAACGGATGCCCTGCGGGTGCTCGCCGGCCGGAGCGTGCGGGCCTTCGCGGACGGGTTTGTCTCCTTGCTGCTGCCGATCTACCTCCTGCGGCTCGGCTTCACCCCGCTGGCCATCGGTGCCATCATCACCAGCACGCTGCTGGGGTCGGCTTTGCTTACCCTCGCGTTGGGGCTGATCGCGCACCGGTATTCCCGACGACGGATGCTGTATGCCGCCTGCCTGTTGATGGCGGCGACGGGTGCGGGCTTTGCGCTGACGCACCAATACTGGCTGATCCTTGTCATCGCATTTATCGGCACCCTGAACCCGTCGGCCGGCGATGTGAGCGTTTTCCTGCCGCTCGAACACACCGTGCTGGCCGAGACGGTCGACCCGAGGCGGCGTACCGCGCTGTTTGCCCGCTACAGTCTGGCCGGGACGCTCATGGCGGGGATCGGGACGCTGGCCGCGTCGCTCCCCGACTTCGCGGCGGCACATTTCGGCGTCAGCCCGCTCGCCGCGGTACAGTCGACGTTCTGGGTCTATGGCGCGCTCGGTCTGGCGGCGCTCCTGCTTTATCGCCCGTTGTCGGCGGCCGTCGAAGCCCCGCCCGTGGCCGCGGCCGCTCGGTCCGCGCTGGGACAATCAAAACACATCGTCTACAGTCTCGCGGCGCTGTTCAGCATCGATGCGTTCGGGGGCGGATTCTTCGTCCAATCGCTGCTCGCGCTCTGGCTCTTCCAGGCGTTTCATCTCTCGGTCGCGACGGCCTCGTCGATCCTCTTCTGGAGCAGCGTGTGCGCCGCCGTGTCCTTTCTTGTGGCCGTGCCGGTGTCCGAGCGGATCGGCCTGATCAACACGATGGTGTTCACCCACCTGCCGTCCAACATCTTCTTGATCCTGGTCCCGTTTGCGCCGAACCTCGCCACCGCGATCGGCCTGCTGCTGGCTCGGAACGCGCTGTCGCAGATGGATGTGCCCACCCGGACCTCTTATGTCATGGCGGTGGTCACACCCGGGGAGCGGCCCGCCGCGGCGAGCATCACGGCCGTTCCCCGCAGCCTCGCCAGCGCCGCGAGCCCGATCCTCGCCGGGTACCTGCTGACCCTCTCGACGTTTGGGTGGCCGCTGATCATCGGCGGGGCACTGAAGGCGGTATACGACATCTTACTGCTGGTCAAGTTCCGGGGAGTGCGCGCGGCGGAGGAGAGTGGCGTAGCACGCGCAGTTCCATGA
- the chrA gene encoding chromate efflux transporter, translated as MSRRETDRRVPLQDLVSYYLRLGTIGFGGPVALVGQMEKELVQERRWLTREEFREGLAVCQSLPGPLAIQVGIFISYIRGGFWGACAGGWAFILPNFLFVAALGALYVHFGDLPPIKAIFYGVSPAVIALILYSSYRLAKLGMEDRLQWATAAGCFIVTVAVQAEVALLFIISGAIGIAYYGTLFRRRARAATLPLLAALPAKAGAVAAPTGSLLGQLLVFFLKAGSLTFGSGLVIVPFLEKGLVQQTGWLNGRQFLIAVAMGMLSPGPVVITATFVGYLVAGFWGSVVSTIGIFLPSFLLVLIVAPILIRHRDNPNIQGFVKGAYAAAIGTIVGAGVLLARIAVGDWFTALIGAASLVALVRWKVSNPLLVALTALIGLIGFEVLKPTWVFVK; from the coding sequence ATGAGCCGAAGAGAAACTGATCGCCGGGTGCCGTTGCAGGATCTCGTCTCATACTATCTGCGTCTCGGCACCATCGGCTTCGGCGGTCCCGTCGCCCTCGTCGGGCAGATGGAGAAAGAACTCGTTCAGGAACGCCGGTGGCTCACGAGAGAAGAATTCCGCGAGGGCCTGGCGGTGTGCCAGTCCCTGCCGGGCCCCCTCGCGATTCAAGTCGGTATCTTCATTTCCTACATTCGCGGCGGGTTCTGGGGCGCGTGCGCCGGAGGCTGGGCCTTCATTCTCCCCAACTTCCTCTTCGTGGCGGCGTTGGGCGCGCTGTACGTTCACTTTGGCGACCTCCCGCCGATCAAAGCGATCTTCTACGGGGTGAGCCCGGCCGTGATCGCGCTTATCCTTTATTCATCTTACCGGCTGGCCAAGCTGGGCATGGAGGACCGGCTGCAGTGGGCGACCGCCGCGGGATGCTTCATCGTCACGGTCGCCGTGCAGGCGGAGGTCGCGCTTCTGTTCATCATCTCCGGGGCGATCGGGATTGCGTATTATGGGACGCTGTTTCGAAGACGGGCACGGGCCGCCACCCTCCCGCTGCTGGCCGCCCTGCCCGCAAAAGCGGGCGCCGTGGCCGCACCAACGGGATCCCTCCTCGGCCAGTTGCTCGTGTTCTTCCTGAAGGCCGGGAGCCTCACGTTCGGCAGCGGGCTCGTGATCGTGCCGTTTCTCGAGAAGGGGCTGGTCCAGCAGACCGGCTGGCTCAACGGCCGGCAGTTCCTCATTGCCGTGGCGATGGGCATGCTGAGCCCCGGGCCGGTCGTTATCACAGCGACGTTCGTCGGGTATCTAGTGGCGGGGTTTTGGGGATCCGTCGTGTCCACCATCGGGATTTTCTTGCCATCGTTTCTCCTGGTGCTGATCGTCGCCCCGATTCTTATCCGCCATCGGGACAATCCGAACATCCAGGGCTTCGTGAAAGGCGCGTACGCAGCGGCGATTGGGACAATCGTAGGCGCGGGGGTGCTCTTGGCGAGAATCGCCGTCGGGGATTGGTTCACCGCGCTCATCGGCGCGGCGAGTCTCGTCGCGCTTGTCCGCTGGAAGGTGAGTAATCCGCTCCTGGTGGCGCTCACCGCCCTCATTGGGCTGATTGGGTTCGAGGTGCTCAAGCCCACGTGGGTTTTCGTGAAATAG
- a CDS encoding chromate resistance protein ChrB domain-containing protein — protein sequence MKWVTRKNANVDRIACPWLIRTFVDKDPVFIYVSAEDVQAAAEREKAIPYDVKGVELGHVDGRCSFESIMVKYNLTDPALQKLAKIVHGADVAADVNIVPEAAGLKAIAHGFALLHGDDDHEKVRLETPLYDALYAWCQQQVADGADRR from the coding sequence ATGAAGTGGGTCACCCGCAAGAACGCGAACGTGGACCGGATCGCGTGTCCATGGCTCATCCGAACGTTCGTCGACAAGGATCCCGTGTTCATCTACGTGTCGGCGGAAGACGTGCAGGCCGCGGCCGAGCGGGAGAAGGCCATTCCCTACGACGTGAAGGGCGTCGAGTTGGGCCACGTGGACGGCCGGTGCAGCTTCGAATCGATCATGGTCAAGTACAATCTCACCGACCCTGCCCTGCAGAAGCTGGCCAAGATTGTCCATGGAGCGGATGTCGCCGCGGACGTTAACATCGTGCCGGAGGCGGCGGGGCTCAAGGCGATCGCCCACGGCTTCGCGCTGTTGCATGGAGACGACGACCACGAAAAGGTTCGGCTGGAGACGCCCCTCTACGACGCCTTGTACGCGTGGTGCCAACAGCAGGTCGCCGACGGCGCGGACAGGCGGTGA
- a CDS encoding chromate resistance protein ChrB domain-containing protein — protein MAWIVLSYSLPSAGRSSPRVAVWRRMRALGAVSPKGGVHVLPARDECVEAFQWLAQEVEQAKGEALLMRVERFQGLSDTQLIALFQEARKQDYAALDARAAALEKTLAGSRKRDPRDAAQARELLAKLRREHGEIARTDFFDSPAGAQAGSRLAALEEKLSPARPDEPPVAPAALSAYRNRHWVTRPSPHVDRLACAWLIRRFINPRAVIHYSEAPLADEVAFDMSRGPFSHHGNLCTFETMVRAFGLNDPAVDAIAEIVHEIDLRDGRYVRPEVPGIDAVLRGWTSRADAEREAHGVALFDGLYAALTHTGSRRDAGERRGPAMGPITATAAPRAAVGALPRPESGTRNRRRRPAP, from the coding sequence ATGGCGTGGATCGTTCTCTCCTACTCCCTCCCGTCCGCCGGGCGGTCGAGCCCGCGGGTCGCGGTATGGCGCCGCATGCGGGCCTTGGGCGCCGTATCTCCCAAGGGCGGCGTGCACGTCCTGCCCGCCCGCGACGAGTGCGTGGAGGCGTTCCAGTGGCTCGCTCAGGAGGTCGAGCAGGCGAAAGGAGAAGCGCTGCTCATGCGCGTCGAGCGGTTCCAGGGACTGAGCGATACCCAGCTGATCGCGCTATTCCAGGAGGCGCGGAAGCAAGACTATGCTGCGCTCGACGCCCGGGCCGCGGCTTTGGAGAAAACCCTCGCCGGCTCGCGCAAACGCGATCCCAGGGATGCCGCCCAGGCGCGGGAGCTGCTGGCCAAACTCAGGCGGGAGCACGGGGAGATCGCGCGGACCGACTTCTTCGACTCTCCGGCGGGAGCGCAGGCCGGCTCACGGCTGGCCGCGCTCGAGGAGAAGCTCTCGCCCGCGCGGCCGGATGAGCCGCCCGTGGCGCCCGCGGCGCTCTCAGCCTACCGGAACAGACATTGGGTGACGCGGCCCAGCCCGCACGTCGACCGGCTGGCGTGTGCCTGGCTGATCCGGCGCTTCATCAATCCCCGCGCCGTGATCCACTATTCCGAGGCGCCGCTCGCCGACGAAGTCGCCTTTGACATGAGCCGGGGCCCGTTTAGCCACCACGGGAATCTCTGCACGTTTGAGACGATGGTCAGAGCCTTCGGGCTGAACGATCCCGCGGTGGACGCGATCGCGGAGATCGTGCACGAGATCGACCTGCGCGACGGCCGGTATGTCCGCCCCGAGGTGCCGGGGATCGACGCGGTCCTCCGCGGCTGGACGTCGCGCGCAGACGCCGAGCGCGAAGCGCATGGGGTCGCCCTGTTCGACGGGCTCTACGCGGCGCTCACCCACACGGGCTCTCGGAGGGACGCCGGAGAGCGCCGCGGGCCGGCCATGGGTCCGATCACCGCTACCGCGGCTCCCCGCGCAGCGGTGGGGGCACTACCTCGTCCGGAATCGGGCACACGTAACCGTCGCCGCCGACCCGCTCCCTAA
- a CDS encoding M20 family metallopeptidase: MVKVEEIVRQVDAKRDTFVALADEIWRLAEIRFKEHQSAAAHAAALEEEGFRVTRTLAGMDTAFVAESGAGGPVIGFLGEYDGLAGLSQDAGVAQPRTPSPGAVGHGCGHNLLGAGAALAAVALRNYLMATGVKGTVRFYGCPAEEGGSGKTFMARAGAFDDLDAAVSWHPGCFAGVMSRSSLANFQVYWRFTGRASHAAGAPHLGRSALDAVELMNIGVNFLREHMPSSARVHYSITDAGGVSPNVVQPRAEVLYLIRAPEVGQARKLFDRVRKIGDGAALMTETAVEFEIDKACSNIVPNMTLAEAMHANLTRIGPVPFDARDAAFAEQIRETLTPDDVAHSIEMYGTPEAASAVLYGAPVPLDPTPRLIGGSTDVGDVSWIVPTVQMWGACFAVGTPGHSWQLVAQGMTPAAHKGMVHAAKVMAATALDAIRDPELLWRAKAELRERVGGDGYVCPIPDEVVPPPLRGEPR, encoded by the coding sequence GTGGTCAAGGTCGAGGAGATCGTCCGGCAGGTAGACGCCAAGCGCGATACGTTTGTTGCGCTGGCGGACGAAATCTGGCGGCTCGCCGAGATTCGATTCAAAGAGCATCAGTCTGCCGCCGCGCACGCCGCCGCCTTGGAGGAAGAGGGCTTTCGCGTGACCCGCACCCTCGCCGGCATGGATACCGCCTTTGTCGCGGAGTCGGGCGCGGGCGGTCCGGTGATCGGATTCCTCGGCGAATACGACGGGTTGGCCGGGCTGAGCCAGGACGCCGGGGTGGCGCAGCCCCGGACGCCGTCGCCCGGCGCGGTCGGCCACGGCTGCGGCCACAACCTGCTCGGCGCGGGGGCGGCGCTCGCCGCGGTCGCGCTGCGGAACTACTTGATGGCCACCGGCGTCAAGGGCACGGTCCGCTTTTACGGCTGTCCGGCGGAGGAAGGCGGCTCCGGCAAGACGTTCATGGCGCGCGCCGGCGCCTTCGACGACCTGGATGCCGCGGTCTCCTGGCATCCCGGGTGCTTCGCCGGCGTGATGTCGCGGAGCTCACTGGCCAACTTCCAGGTGTACTGGCGGTTCACCGGGCGCGCCTCCCACGCCGCCGGAGCGCCGCACCTCGGACGCAGCGCGCTCGACGCCGTGGAACTGATGAACATCGGCGTGAACTTTCTGCGCGAGCACATGCCGTCCAGCGCGCGCGTCCACTACTCGATCACCGACGCGGGCGGCGTGTCGCCGAACGTCGTACAGCCGCGGGCCGAGGTGCTGTACCTGATTCGCGCGCCGGAAGTCGGCCAGGCCCGGAAGCTGTTCGACCGCGTGCGCAAGATCGGCGACGGCGCGGCCTTGATGACGGAGACGGCCGTCGAATTCGAGATCGACAAGGCCTGCTCCAACATCGTTCCCAACATGACGCTGGCGGAAGCGATGCACGCGAACCTGACCCGCATCGGGCCGGTGCCGTTCGACGCGCGGGACGCCGCCTTTGCCGAGCAGATCCGGGAGACGCTGACCCCGGACGACGTCGCGCACAGCATCGAGATGTATGGAACGCCGGAAGCCGCGTCCGCCGTGCTGTACGGCGCGCCGGTGCCGCTCGACCCCACGCCGCGCCTCATCGGCGGCTCGACCGACGTCGGCGACGTCAGCTGGATCGTCCCGACGGTGCAGATGTGGGGCGCCTGTTTTGCGGTCGGGACGCCGGGCCACTCCTGGCAGCTCGTGGCGCAGGGCATGACGCCGGCCGCCCACAAGGGCATGGTCCACGCCGCGAAGGTGATGGCGGCCACGGCGCTGGACGCGATCCGCGACCCGGAGCTGCTGTGGCGCGCCAAAGCCGAGCTTAGGGAGCGGGTCGGCGGCGACGGTTACGTGTGCCCGATTCCGGACGAGGTAGTGCCCCCACCGCTGCGCGGGGAGCCGCGGTAG
- a CDS encoding CDP-diacylglycerol diphosphatase yields the protein MVCAGIGLIVAATAFADPNALWTIVHTKCVPNEQQQGNPAPCRLVDLSRGEQHGYVVLKDLVGATQFLLIPTARVIGIESPALLAPGAPNYFAYAWRSRTYVDGALRKALPRDDVSLAINSVSGRSQNQLHIHIDCVRGDIHAALKQWEASIGGRWAPLGAPLAGHAYLAMKVAGADLDHVNPFTLLADGVAGARQDMGHHTLVVVGATFSGGLPGFIILDDHTNPTAGDDASGEELQDHACGIAK from the coding sequence GTGGTTTGCGCCGGCATCGGTCTAATCGTCGCCGCGACGGCATTCGCGGATCCCAACGCGCTGTGGACGATCGTGCACACCAAGTGCGTCCCGAACGAGCAGCAGCAGGGCAACCCCGCGCCGTGCCGGCTCGTGGACCTGAGCCGCGGAGAACAGCACGGCTACGTGGTGCTGAAGGACTTGGTCGGCGCGACCCAGTTTCTGCTCATCCCGACCGCGCGCGTCATCGGCATCGAGAGCCCCGCGCTTCTTGCGCCGGGTGCGCCCAACTACTTCGCCTATGCATGGCGGTCACGCACGTATGTCGACGGCGCGCTGCGCAAGGCGCTGCCCCGCGACGACGTCTCGCTGGCCATCAATTCGGTCTCCGGCCGGTCGCAGAATCAGCTTCACATCCATATCGACTGCGTCCGCGGTGATATCCACGCTGCTCTCAAACAATGGGAGGCGTCGATCGGCGGCCGCTGGGCGCCCCTCGGTGCTCCGCTCGCCGGGCACGCGTACCTGGCCATGAAGGTGGCTGGCGCGGACCTCGACCACGTCAACCCCTTCACGCTGCTGGCCGACGGCGTGGCGGGCGCCCGGCAGGACATGGGACACCACACGCTCGTCGTCGTGGGGGCGACCTTCTCCGGCGGTCTCCCCGGGTTCATTATTCTTGACGACCACACGAATCCAACCGCGGGAGACGATGCGAGCGGCGAAGAGCTTCAGGATCACGCCTGCGGCATCGCCAAGTAA